One genomic window of Halobacterium noricense includes the following:
- a CDS encoding universal stress protein, translating to MYDRILLSTDGTVASEDAETHALELAAAHNAVLHVLYVVDEDVVTAYSGDEYVDEAEGPEHGLEEHGEETLSELRRRAAETDVDVETAMQHGRPAETIVDHADDCDADLLVLGTKRRPDEYRALLGSVTDRVLRLTTRPATVVKTEVSE from the coding sequence ATGTACGACCGAATTCTCCTGTCGACCGATGGAACTGTTGCGTCTGAAGATGCTGAAACGCACGCACTCGAGCTCGCAGCCGCTCACAACGCAGTCCTCCACGTGCTCTACGTCGTCGACGAGGATGTCGTGACTGCGTACAGCGGGGACGAGTACGTCGACGAGGCCGAAGGTCCCGAACACGGTCTCGAGGAACATGGCGAGGAGACGCTTTCCGAACTCCGACGTCGAGCCGCAGAAACCGATGTCGACGTCGAGACGGCAATGCAACATGGCCGCCCCGCTGAGACCATCGTGGACCACGCAGACGACTGTGACGCCGATCTCCTCGTGCTCGGTACCAAACGCCGGCCGGACGAATATCGTGCGTTACTCGGAAGTGTCACTGACCGCGTTCTCCGATTGACGACGCGTCCGGCAACCGTCGTGAAAACTGAAGTCAGCGAGTAG
- a CDS encoding SHOCT domain-containing protein gives MQNPIQARGIRSLGLIVVGALALAVVAGMALTHATVPDAMMWGWHDGMWNDGHMAGWGSWGWGMMLFGLLWMTLLVAVPLGFIYWLGTRSQSNGPAEDSALAVLQERYARGEIDDEEFDRRRARLTPDDGR, from the coding sequence ATGCAAAATCCAATTCAAGCACGCGGGATTCGTTCTCTGGGACTCATCGTCGTCGGAGCGCTGGCTCTGGCCGTCGTCGCCGGAATGGCGCTAACACACGCGACTGTCCCAGATGCAATGATGTGGGGCTGGCACGACGGGATGTGGAACGACGGCCACATGGCCGGATGGGGTAGCTGGGGCTGGGGGATGATGCTGTTCGGTCTCCTGTGGATGACACTCCTCGTCGCCGTCCCCCTCGGTTTCATCTACTGGCTGGGAACGCGGTCGCAATCGAACGGCCCCGCTGAGGATAGCGCACTCGCCGTCCTCCAAGAGCGGTACGCCCGTGGCGAGATCGACGACGAGGAGTTCGACCGCCGTCGCGCCCGTCTCACACCAGATGATGGACGGTAA
- a CDS encoding DoxX family protein — protein sequence MSTLDSGMNQLESRVGGLTVGGKVHSLSAWFVLALRLMMGYAFAYSGFTKITGEFAAGGYLSNVAATNGNPLAGMFAWMGSTPWFVEFANVAVPWGELFIGLGLLVGAFVRLAAFFGALMMLMFYFGNWDMGHGFINGDFAYMLVFLAVAAFAAGRILGLDQYIENYDVGGETLVERYPALEYILG from the coding sequence ATGTCCACACTCGACTCCGGCATGAATCAGCTCGAGAGCAGAGTCGGCGGTCTGACCGTCGGCGGGAAAGTCCACAGCCTCAGCGCGTGGTTCGTGCTCGCGCTCCGCCTCATGATGGGGTACGCGTTCGCCTACTCCGGGTTCACGAAGATCACCGGCGAGTTCGCCGCCGGCGGCTACCTCTCGAACGTCGCCGCGACGAACGGCAACCCGCTCGCGGGCATGTTCGCGTGGATGGGTAGTACGCCGTGGTTCGTCGAGTTCGCGAACGTCGCCGTCCCGTGGGGCGAGCTGTTCATCGGCCTCGGCCTCCTCGTGGGTGCGTTCGTCCGCCTCGCGGCGTTCTTCGGCGCGCTGATGATGCTCATGTTCTACTTCGGGAACTGGGACATGGGCCACGGATTCATCAACGGAGACTTCGCGTACATGCTCGTGTTCCTCGCGGTCGCCGCGTTCGCTGCGGGCCGCATCCTGGGCCTCGACCAGTACATCGAGAACTACGACGTCGGCGGCGAGACGCTCGTCGAGCGCTACCCCGCCCTCGAATACATCCTCGGCTAA
- a CDS encoding ArsR/SmtB family transcription factor produces MTEESDPSEIFATLDDEYARDILVATKTDRLSAKELSEECDMSRPTVSRRVTRLVEQGLLEEYTHVDPGGRHYSEYEARLERIEILLQAEGFDVNIDIRPDPADRITTIFEEMRGD; encoded by the coding sequence GTGACCGAGGAGTCCGACCCGTCGGAAATCTTCGCTACACTCGACGACGAGTACGCTCGCGACATCCTCGTGGCGACGAAGACCGACCGACTGTCTGCGAAGGAACTCAGCGAGGAATGTGACATGTCACGCCCGACCGTCTCGCGCCGTGTCACCCGCCTCGTCGAGCAGGGCCTCCTCGAGGAGTATACGCACGTCGACCCCGGGGGACGACACTACAGCGAGTATGAGGCGCGCCTCGAACGCATCGAAATCCTCCTGCAGGCGGAGGGCTTCGACGTCAACATCGACATCCGGCCTGACCCCGCCGACCGGATTACGACCATCTTCGAGGAAATGCGGGGAGACTGA
- a CDS encoding DUF7521 family protein, with protein sequence MDHTLFVIGKLFTTALALVIAYQAYRGYQRHHTQLLLYVAAGFALVGLGGLLEGVLFELLQVSIFEAGFVAALVTAAGMLSILYALYAPNP encoded by the coding sequence ATGGACCACACGCTATTCGTCATCGGCAAACTGTTCACGACCGCGTTAGCACTGGTCATCGCATATCAGGCCTATCGCGGATACCAACGACATCACACGCAGTTACTCCTGTACGTCGCCGCCGGCTTCGCATTGGTCGGGCTTGGCGGCCTCCTTGAAGGCGTCCTCTTCGAACTCCTCCAGGTGTCGATCTTCGAAGCAGGATTCGTCGCAGCACTCGTCACCGCAGCCGGGATGCTGTCTATCCTCTACGCCCTGTATGCCCCGAATCCATAA
- a CDS encoding heavy-metal-associated domain-containing protein, with amino-acid sequence MTTTIIVEGMTCGHCEQTVEEALEEVSGVTDVTVDRESEQASVDGEANVTALVEAVEDAGYTAHA; translated from the coding sequence ATGACGACGACGATCATCGTGGAAGGCATGACGTGCGGTCACTGTGAGCAGACGGTCGAAGAGGCCCTCGAAGAGGTATCCGGCGTGACTGACGTGACCGTCGACAGGGAGAGCGAACAGGCGAGCGTCGATGGTGAGGCAAATGTCACAGCTCTCGTGGAGGCCGTCGAAGACGCAGGGTACACCGCTCACGCCTGA
- a CDS encoding copper-translocating P-type ATPase — protein MDDHKDTAENSPEGEDQQDTTSHQHEHGDHDEAVAESDEEGVEQELLEEEAHPAAAGEMASHEQHEHARHEGEGHGHGSHEGHGEGHGGMHEGHEQMFRRRFFVSTLLSIPVLLYSEMLQEWLGFSVPAFPGSEWINPVFAVIVFAYGGIPFLQMAVPELKDRSPGMMTLISMAISVAFVYSLASVVFPTQSAFFWELVTLIDIMLLGHWIEMRSVRRASSAVDELAKLMPDTAERLTEDGETEEVPVSELSEGDLVLVRPGASVPADGVVEEGDSDVNESMITGESKPVSKEPDDEVIGGTINGDGSLRVRVGATGEETTLAGIMRLVEEAQQSKSKTQVLADRAAGWLFYVALGAAVVTAIAWTVAVSFDATVIERVVTVLVIACPHALGLAIPLVVAINTSLAARNGMLVRDRIAMEDARNLDAIIFDKTGTLTKGEHGVVDMATVEGVDEDDALALAAAVESDSEHMIARAIREAADERDLSAPDASSFEAIKGRGVRANVDGNEVYVGGPNLLSQLDSEVPGHLQRFADDAGKNAQTVVYLVRDGELIAAFAMADVIREESFRVVDALHDLDIEVAMLTGDSQDVANAVADELGIDTVFAEVLPEDKDKKVQELQDQGKLVGMVGDGVNDAPALTRADVGIAIGSGTDVAVQSADVILVQNNPMDVVRLVKLSKASYRKMQENIVWAAGYNVFAIPLAAGVLAPIGILLSPAVGALLMSLSTVIVAINAQLLRRVDLSIPELPGGTPATDAQPAD, from the coding sequence ATGGACGACCACAAAGATACAGCTGAGAATTCCCCGGAAGGAGAGGACCAGCAGGACACCACCAGTCACCAGCACGAACACGGCGACCACGATGAAGCGGTCGCTGAATCTGACGAGGAAGGTGTAGAACAGGAGCTACTGGAGGAGGAGGCTCACCCTGCTGCGGCAGGTGAGATGGCGTCCCACGAGCAGCACGAGCACGCCAGACACGAGGGCGAAGGGCACGGCCACGGTTCCCACGAGGGACACGGCGAGGGCCATGGCGGGATGCACGAAGGCCACGAGCAGATGTTCCGCCGGCGCTTTTTCGTCTCGACGCTCCTGTCGATTCCCGTCCTCCTGTACAGCGAAATGCTGCAGGAGTGGCTCGGCTTCTCCGTCCCAGCATTCCCGGGGAGCGAGTGGATCAACCCTGTCTTCGCGGTCATCGTCTTCGCCTACGGTGGAATCCCGTTCCTCCAGATGGCGGTACCGGAGCTGAAAGATCGGTCGCCGGGGATGATGACGCTCATCTCGATGGCCATCTCGGTCGCGTTCGTCTACAGCCTCGCGAGCGTGGTCTTCCCGACGCAGTCTGCGTTTTTCTGGGAACTCGTCACACTGATTGACATCATGCTGCTGGGCCACTGGATCGAGATGCGGTCGGTCCGGCGCGCCTCGAGCGCTGTCGACGAGCTGGCGAAGCTGATGCCGGACACGGCGGAACGGCTCACCGAGGACGGCGAGACCGAAGAGGTCCCTGTTAGTGAGCTCTCCGAGGGAGACCTCGTGCTCGTCCGGCCGGGCGCGAGTGTCCCTGCTGACGGCGTCGTTGAGGAGGGGGATTCCGACGTCAACGAGTCGATGATCACCGGCGAGTCCAAGCCCGTCTCGAAGGAGCCTGACGACGAGGTCATCGGTGGGACGATCAACGGCGACGGCAGCCTCCGTGTCCGTGTCGGTGCGACGGGCGAGGAGACGACGCTCGCGGGCATTATGCGGCTTGTCGAGGAAGCCCAGCAGAGCAAGTCGAAGACCCAGGTGCTGGCCGACCGCGCGGCCGGCTGGCTGTTCTACGTGGCCCTTGGGGCGGCAGTCGTGACCGCAATCGCGTGGACGGTCGCGGTCTCATTCGACGCAACGGTCATCGAGCGCGTCGTCACAGTGCTCGTCATCGCCTGCCCACACGCTCTTGGACTTGCCATCCCCCTCGTCGTCGCGATCAACACCTCCCTGGCGGCGCGCAACGGGATGCTCGTGCGCGACCGCATCGCGATGGAGGACGCACGGAATCTGGATGCCATTATCTTCGACAAGACGGGGACTCTCACCAAAGGCGAGCACGGCGTCGTGGATATGGCGACCGTCGAGGGCGTCGACGAGGACGACGCGCTCGCACTGGCGGCAGCTGTCGAGAGCGACTCCGAACACATGATCGCGCGAGCCATCCGCGAGGCAGCTGACGAGCGTGATCTCAGTGCCCCTGATGCTTCCAGCTTCGAGGCAATCAAAGGACGAGGGGTCCGGGCGAACGTCGACGGCAACGAGGTGTACGTCGGCGGTCCGAATCTGCTCTCACAGCTCGATAGCGAGGTTCCGGGCCACCTCCAGCGGTTCGCTGACGATGCGGGAAAGAACGCACAGACGGTGGTGTATCTCGTCCGTGATGGGGAGTTGATCGCCGCGTTCGCGATGGCCGATGTGATCCGCGAGGAGAGTTTCCGCGTCGTCGACGCCCTCCACGATCTCGATATCGAGGTGGCGATGCTGACCGGCGATTCGCAGGACGTCGCCAACGCTGTCGCCGACGAACTGGGCATCGACACGGTGTTCGCGGAAGTCCTCCCCGAAGACAAGGACAAGAAAGTCCAGGAGCTCCAGGACCAGGGCAAGCTCGTGGGGATGGTCGGCGACGGTGTGAACGATGCGCCGGCGCTGACGCGGGCCGACGTCGGCATCGCAATCGGGAGCGGTACCGACGTCGCGGTCCAGTCGGCGGACGTCATCCTCGTGCAGAACAACCCGATGGACGTCGTTCGGCTGGTAAAACTGAGCAAGGCGAGTTACCGGAAGATGCAGGAGAACATCGTCTGGGCGGCGGGGTACAACGTCTTCGCGATTCCGCTTGCAGCAGGTGTGTTGGCACCGATTGGGATTCTGCTGTCCCCCGCTGTGGGTGCGCTCCTGATGTCGTTGAGTACAGTAATCGTCGCCATCAATGCTCAGCTGCTCCGCCGCGTGGACCTGTCCATCCCCGAGCTTCCAGGCGGGACACCAGCGACTGACGCACAACCTGCAGACTGA